From the Actinomycetes bacterium genome, one window contains:
- a CDS encoding GNAT family N-acetyltransferase codes for MTDDGVARTDRLVLRPWRHDAVEPMDDRYRREEVWRWLGAQPAPPASVEAMHATVDRWAARADGPYGVWAVVPVAVGAPVGTVLLVRLPDADGRRTDDVEVGWHLHPDHWGHGYATEAARARLSRAWDAGLSEVYAMVHAANERSVAVTRRLGMAPIGLTDRWYGVELAAFRAGRPAL; via the coding sequence ATGACCGACGATGGGGTGGCCCGCACCGACCGGCTGGTGCTGCGGCCGTGGCGGCACGACGCGGTCGAGCCGATGGACGACCGGTACCGCCGCGAGGAGGTCTGGCGCTGGCTGGGCGCCCAGCCGGCTCCCCCGGCGTCCGTCGAGGCCATGCACGCCACCGTGGACCGCTGGGCCGCCCGCGCCGACGGGCCGTACGGGGTCTGGGCGGTCGTGCCGGTCGCGGTGGGCGCGCCGGTGGGCACGGTGCTGCTCGTGCGGCTGCCGGACGCCGACGGCCGGCGCACGGACGACGTCGAGGTGGGCTGGCACCTGCACCCGGACCACTGGGGCCACGGGTACGCCACCGAGGCGGCGCGGGCCCGGCTCTCGCGCGCCTGGGACGCCGGGCTGAGCGAGGTGTACGCCATGGTGCACGCGGCCAACGAGCGGTCGGTGGCGGTCACCCGGCGGCTGGGGATGGCACCGATCGGGCTGACCGACCGGTGGTACGGGGTGGAGCTGGCGGCGTTCCGGGCCGGCCGGCCGGCGCTCTAG
- a CDS encoding O-acetyl-ADP-ribose deacetylase, translating into MTAQLTAVVGDITEQHVDAIVNAANSTLLGGGGVDGAIHHRGGPDILAACLALREGAYPDGLPAGQAVATPAGRLPARWVVHTVGPVHSPREDRSEVLASCYRSCLAVADELGATSVAFPAISTGAYGWPADDAARIAVRTVAATPTRSVTEVRFVLLSAAAHAIVSAELEQLG; encoded by the coding sequence ATGACCGCCCAGCTCACAGCCGTCGTCGGGGACATCACCGAGCAGCACGTCGACGCCATCGTCAACGCGGCCAACTCCACGCTGCTGGGCGGCGGCGGGGTGGACGGCGCCATCCACCACCGCGGCGGGCCGGACATCCTGGCGGCCTGCCTCGCGCTGCGCGAGGGCGCCTACCCGGACGGGCTGCCGGCCGGGCAGGCGGTGGCCACCCCCGCCGGGCGGCTGCCGGCCCGCTGGGTGGTCCACACGGTCGGCCCGGTCCACTCGCCGCGCGAGGACCGCTCCGAGGTGCTCGCCTCCTGCTACCGGTCCTGCCTGGCGGTCGCCGACGAGCTGGGCGCCACCTCGGTCGCGTTCCCGGCGATCTCCACGGGCGCCTACGGCTGGCCGGCCGACGACGCCGCCCGGATCGCCGTCCGCACCGTGGCCGCGACCCCCACCCGCAGCGTCACCGAGGTGCGGTTCGTGCTGCTCAGCGCCGCGGCGCACGCGATCGTCTCCGCCGAGCTGGAGCAACTGGGCTGA